A region of Bombilactobacillus folatiphilus DNA encodes the following proteins:
- a CDS encoding DUF1292 domain-containing protein — protein sequence MNGNPENIDREIVLSDDQGNEEVYKILFTFDSDDYNKSYVLMYRASQKDNDEIEIQAFSFMPDENGDVSSGDLMPITDDDEWEMVQEVLNTFSADDSQE from the coding sequence ATGAACGGTAACCCAGAAAATATTGATCGAGAAATTGTTTTAAGTGACGATCAAGGCAACGAAGAAGTTTACAAAATTTTGTTTACATTTGATTCTGATGATTATAATAAATCGTATGTATTGATGTATCGGGCTTCCCAAAAAGACAATGACGAAATTGAAATTCAGGCCTTTAGTTTTATGCCAGATGAAAATGGTGATGTATCTTCGGGTGATTTGATGCCAATTACAGATGATGACGAATGGGAAATGGTCCAAGAAGTTTTGAATACTTTTTCGGCAGACGATTCTCAAGAATAA
- a CDS encoding CvpA family protein produces the protein MLSILIILTLAYGVYAGIRRGLALQIVYSVGYTISVIVAILSYHWLGPKLDLIIPYPSASPQSYFAFFSSRVSLSLDNAFYLGVAFLFVVFLGWCITRILGAYCNDLTYVSLGGEFNYPFSALLALICNYVGLFMILYVLALIPITGLQKMLDHSLLASTMIRYSTGLTHLFTNLLMSTL, from the coding sequence ATGTTAAGCATATTAATAATTTTAACTTTGGCTTATGGAGTTTATGCTGGAATTAGAAGAGGATTAGCACTGCAAATCGTTTATAGTGTTGGGTATACAATAAGTGTTATTGTTGCGATCTTAAGTTATCATTGGCTAGGGCCTAAATTGGATTTGATTATTCCGTATCCTTCAGCTTCTCCGCAAAGTTATTTTGCTTTTTTTAGTTCACGAGTAAGCTTGAGTTTGGATAATGCATTTTATTTAGGTGTTGCATTCTTATTTGTTGTGTTTTTAGGCTGGTGTATAACAAGGATTTTAGGAGCTTATTGCAATGATTTAACTTATGTTTCACTAGGAGGAGAGTTTAATTATCCTTTTAGTGCCTTGTTGGCATTAATTTGTAATTATGTCGGTTTATTTATGATACTGTACGTCTTGGCATTAATTCCGATTACCGGCTTACAAAAAATGTTAGATCATTCATTGCTAGCTTCAACAATGATTCGATATTCCACCGGTTTAACACATTTGTTTACTAATCTATTAATGAGTACTTTATAG
- the ruvX gene encoding Holliday junction resolvase RuvX: MRIMGLDVGSKTVGVAVSDLLGWTAQGIEIIRIDEAKEEFGLERLSELVAQYRVEKFVVGLPKNMDNSLGERVEKSQAYGQLIAEKFNLPVAYMDERLTTVQAERMLIEEADVSRKKRHQVIDEVAAMMILQTYLDKLAYQKANPQ, encoded by the coding sequence TTGAGGATTATGGGTTTAGATGTAGGCTCCAAAACGGTTGGTGTCGCTGTCAGTGATCTTTTGGGCTGGACGGCGCAAGGCATTGAGATTATTCGCATTGATGAAGCCAAAGAGGAGTTTGGTTTGGAACGCTTGAGTGAGTTAGTAGCTCAATATCGAGTGGAAAAGTTCGTGGTAGGTTTGCCTAAAAATATGGATAATTCACTAGGAGAACGGGTGGAAAAATCGCAAGCTTATGGTCAATTGATTGCAGAAAAATTTAATTTACCTGTTGCTTATATGGATGAGCGCCTCACGACGGTTCAAGCTGAGCGGATGCTGATTGAAGAAGCGGATGTTTCACGCAAAAAACGCCATCAGGTCATTGATGAAGTCGCCGCGATGATGATTTTACAAACTTATTTAGACAAATTGGCTTATCAAAAAGCTAATCCACAATAG
- a CDS encoding IreB family regulatory phosphoprotein encodes MSSLDNTMNFDFNENRSQDVRDTLRNVYTALEDKGYNPINQIVGYLLSGDPAYIPRYNDARNLILKHERDEIIEELVRYYLENGDHH; translated from the coding sequence GTGAGTTCTTTAGATAATACAATGAACTTCGATTTTAATGAAAATCGAAGTCAAGACGTTCGTGACACTTTACGCAATGTTTATACTGCATTGGAAGATAAGGGATATAATCCAATTAATCAAATTGTTGGTTATTTGTTGTCTGGTGATCCGGCTTATATTCCTCGTTATAACGATGCACGAAATCTGATTTTGAAGCATGAGCGTGATGAGATTATTGAAGAATTAGTGCGCTATTATTTGGAAAATGGTGATCATCATTGA